From the Lolium rigidum isolate FL_2022 chromosome 2, APGP_CSIRO_Lrig_0.1, whole genome shotgun sequence genome, one window contains:
- the LOC124688567 gene encoding uncharacterized protein LOC124688567 codes for MEDALVMSPELRDVLAKVVAFILVQGLVYLILTNSSDVFSKNKILRSLSFRTMRSMSVRRLLAPLSDVPVGTDDQGSLPPPSPSYFSRSWSSRRGDNRQD; via the coding sequence ATGGAGGATGCCCTCGTGATGTCGCCGGAGCTCCGCGACGTGCTGGCCAAAGTGGTCGCGTTCATCCTCGTGCAGGGGCTGGTCTACCTCATCCTCACCAACTCCTCTGACGTCTTCTCCAAGAACAAGATCCTCAGGTCCCTCAGCTTCCGGACCATGCGCTCCATGAGCGTACGCCGCCTACTCGCGCCGCTCTCAGACGTCCCCGTCGGCACCGACGACCAGGGCTCGCTGCCTCCGCCTTCGCCGTCCTACTTTTCGAGGTCGTGGTCGTCGCGCCGCGGAGATAACCGCCAGGACTAG
- the LOC124688569 gene encoding uncharacterized protein LOC124688569, protein MSPAAWARKTLLLAAGRRSALPSQIHRSYSAGESVAGGRKKRSVGRRVVAIGAISLAGGVALSGINDLAIFHGCTRKAIEMATENREVAEAIGAPILRGPWYDASVVLGHRRRSVSCTFPVTGPQGSGLFQIEAVRNGGDGVLSFLRHHDWEIRAMDAHLEVASDDGELKKVTINLVSSSDDQSSGGQCEAEGLSC, encoded by the exons ATGTCGCCGGCGGCGTGGGCGAGGAAGACGCTcctgctcgccgccggccgcaGATCCGCCCTACCCTCTCAAATCCACCG CTCTTACTCTGCCGGAGAAAGCGTCGCCGGTGGGCGGAAGAAGAGATCGGTGGGGCGGAGAGTGGTGGCTATCGGGGCCATCAGCCTCGCTGGCGGAGTGGCCCTCAGTGGAATCAACGACCTCGCCATCTTCCATGGATGCACCAG GAAGGCGATAGAGATGGCTACTGAGAACCGAGAGGTTGCAGAAGCAATCGGGGCACCTATACTAAGAGGACCATGGTATGATGCTTCAGTTGTTCTGGGCCATCGGCGGAGGTCCGTGTCGTGCACATTCCCCGTAACTGGGCCACAGGGGTCGGGGCTGTTTCAGATCGAGGCCGTCCGGAATGGAG GGGATGGCGTGCTCTCGTTTCTGCGGCACCATGACTGGGAGATACGTGCCATGGATGCTCATCTGGAAGTAGCTTCAGATGATGGCGAACTGAAAAAGGTTACCATAAACCTGGTGAGCAGCAGCGATGATCAGAGTAGTGGTGGGCAGTGTGAAGCAGAGGGTTTGAGCTGCTAG